One Molothrus ater isolate BHLD 08-10-18 breed brown headed cowbird chromosome 11, BPBGC_Mater_1.1, whole genome shotgun sequence genomic window, TACATTGAGGTACCCCAACAGGAACGTGTAACACCTGTGATAAACGTGTTTGTGCTGACAGAGGGGCAAATGCATTGGGGCTGGCTGtacaatatatttaattttatgccTGTAGCTGAAGGTAATTGCAGGCAGACTGGTGAAGGTAATTGCAGCCAAAGTGCTGGGTGTTTGTGCCTTGCAGATCGATGTTCACGAGCGGCCTTACCGAGAGCACGCAGAAGGAAGTTCGGATCGTTGGTGTCGAGGCAGAGTCGATGCATTTAGTGTTGAACTATGCATATACCTCCAGAGTAGTGCTGACAGAGGCCAACGTTCAAGCTTTGTTCACTGCAGCCAGTATCTTCCAGATCCCTTCCATCCAAGACCAGTGTGCTAAATACATGATCAGTCACTTGGACCCACAGAACTCCATTGGGGTGTTCATCTTTGCTGATCACTATGGTCATCAGGAACTCAAAGACAGGTCACAAGACTACATTCGCAAGAAGTTCCTGAGTGTCACCAAAGAGCAAGAGTTTCTTCAGTTGAGAAAAGACCAACTGATAAGTATCCTCAACAGTGATGATTTAAATGTAGATAAAGAAGAGCATGTTTATGAGAGCATTATAAGGTGGTTTGAGCACGAACAAAATAAGAGAGAAGTGCACCTTCCAGAAATATTTGCCAAATGCATCCGTATGCCTCTGTTGGACGAGACCTTTTTAGAGAAAATCCCTCCCGTGTTTGCACAGGCGATGGCCAAAAGCTGTGTACAAAAGGGACAACCCAGTGCCAATGGCTACACACAACGGCTTGGAATGACCGCTTCCGAAATGATCATATGCTTCGATGCTGCCCACAAACACTCAGGAAAGAAGCAAACAGTGCCTTGTTTAGATTCGGTCACAGGGAGAGTGTTTAAACTATGCAAGCCACCCAATGACTTGAGGGAGGTGGGAATTCTGGTGTCTCCTGATAACGACATTTACATTGCGGGTGGGTACAGGCCCAGCAGCAGCGAGGTCTCCATCGACCACCGAGCCGAGAGTGACTTTTGGATGTACGACCACTCTGGCAATAGGTGGATTCCCAAGGCTCCTTTGCTGCGGGCCAGAATAGGCTGCAAGCTGGTTCACTGCTGTGGGAAGCTCTACGCCATCGGGGGCAGAGTGTATGAAGGAGATGGGAGGAACTCCCTCAAGTCTGTGGAGTGCTACGACAGCCGGGAGAACTGCTGGACAGCTGTGTGCCCCATGCCCGTGGCCATGGAGTTCCACAGCGCTGTGGAGTATAAGGATAACATCTATGTTTTACAGGGTAAGGTGGTTTGACTGCCTCTCTGGTGTTTTATTGGAAATGGGGATTGTTTGTTCTGACTGACTTCGGCaatctggaaaaatcccttgggcaatggggtgggagggaagaggggGGGAGCTAGGAAGACTGGAGGTTGCTGCTTGAATTCTCGTGCCTTGGGAATGTGTCACTAAGTTGTAGTGCTGAGTTATTGCAAAGATGGCATTTTTGGTGGTATTCTGAGTCAACAATACAATATTAAAATTAACTTTGAAAATTCT contains:
- the KBTBD8 gene encoding kelch repeat and BTB domain-containing protein 8, producing MAALGEPSQFSQTLNGVPPSNQVNSGMDPFHACSILQQLKTMYDEGQLTDIVVEVDHGKTFSCHRNVLAAISPYFRSMFTSGLTESTQKEVRIVGVEAESMHLVLNYAYTSRVVLTEANVQALFTAASIFQIPSIQDQCAKYMISHLDPQNSIGVFIFADHYGHQELKDRSQDYIRKKFLSVTKEQEFLQLRKDQLISILNSDDLNVDKEEHVYESIIRWFEHEQNKREVHLPEIFAKCIRMPLLDETFLEKIPPVFAQAMAKSCVQKGQPSANGYTQRLGMTASEMIICFDAAHKHSGKKQTVPCLDSVTGRVFKLCKPPNDLREVGILVSPDNDIYIAGGYRPSSSEVSIDHRAESDFWMYDHSGNRWIPKAPLLRARIGCKLVHCCGKLYAIGGRVYEGDGRNSLKSVECYDSRENCWTAVCPMPVAMEFHSAVEYKDNIYVLQGEFFLCYDPQKDYWGFLTPMTVPRIQGLATVYNDSIYYIAGTCGNHQRMFTVEAYDIEQNKWTRKKDFPCDQSINPYIKLVLLKNKLHLFVRATQVTVEEHVFRTSRKNSLYQYDEVTDQWQKVYETPDRLWDLGRHFECVVAKLYPQCLQKVI